A stretch of DNA from Halorubrum sp. BOL3-1:
TCGGGTTCTTTTCGAAGCTGTTCGCCGAGGACTTAGAGGACATCGACATGGGCGGCGTCGAAGCGATCGAGGCGACGGGCGCCTCCCGGTTCCAGCGGCTCGTCTACGGGGTCGTCCCCCAGGTCGTCCCGCGGTTCGCCGGCCTCGCGGTGTACCGCTGGGACATCAACATCCGGTCGTCGACGATCGTCGGGATCGTGGGCGCCGGGGGGCTCGGCGTGCTCCTCCAGCGGTCGTACTCCCGGTACGAGTACGACTACGTGGCCGCAATCTTGATCGCCATCATCGCGGTCGTCCTGGTCGCGGAGTTCGTCAGCGCGGTCGTCCGACGGAGGGTCCAGTGATGGCGGGAGCGACACGCGACTGGAGCCGGTTCGACGCGAGAGAACGGCTCTTCCGGATCGGCTCCGTCGTCGTCGCCGCCGCCGTCGTGGTCGGATCGTGGGAGTGGCTCGACATGAGCCTGCGATACGTGGGTTCCGCGCCAGTCCAGGTCGGTGACCTGCTCGGACGGATGTACCCGCCCGACTGGGCGTACCTCCCGAACGCCGTCGGCCCGCTGGCGGAGACGATCCAGATCGCCGTCGTCGGGACGATCGGCGCGGTCCTGATGGCCGCGCCAGTCGCTTATATCAGCGCCGAGAACACGACGCCCAACCGGGCGACGTACGCGCTCGGGAAGCTCATCGTCACCGTCTCGCGGTCGGTCCACACGATCGTCTGGGCGCTGCTTTTCGTCGTGATGTTCGGTCCCGGCGCGCTCGCCGGAACGGTCGCGACCGCGGTCAGGTCGATCGGGTTCCTCGCGAAGCTCCTCGGCGAGGAGATCGAGGAGATCGACTTCGGACAGGTCGAAGGGGTCCGCGCGACCGGCGCGAGCCCGTTCAAACTCCTCGTCTACGGGATCGTGCCGCAGATCAAGCCCGCGCTGGTGGGCGTGTCGGTGTACCGCTGGGACATCAACGTCCGAGCGGCCACGATCCTCGGCTTCGTCGGCGCCGGCGGGATCGGCGTCCAGCTGTTCCAGGCGATCGACTCGTTCGCTTGGCGGACGGTGTCCGCCCTGCTCGTCGCCATCCTAGCGGTCGTGCTCGTGAGTGAAGGGATTTCGGCGTACGCGCGGAAGAAGGTCCGATGAGACCGACCACTCTCGACGAGGGCGACGTCGTCCTCTTCGACATGGACGGCGTGATCCTCGACGGGTGGGGGACCGACGACGCGGTTCACGCCCGCGCGCTCGACGACGTCCTCGACGAGCGAGACGTGCGGGTGACCGGCGACCTCCGGCGATCGCTCGAAACGCACGAGTACGACGAGGAGTTTCGAGCCGCCTGCGAGGAGATCGGTGTCGACTCCGCCGAGTTCTTTCGGGGGCGAGAGGAGCGCAGCGCGAAGCGCGCGGTCGCGCGGCTCGCGGCCGGCACGAGACGGCTCTGTTCCGACGTCGACGCCCTCGGCGAGCTGGCCGAGCGCGTCCCCGTCGGACTCGTGAGCAACAACTACCACCCGACCGTCGAGTTCGTCGTCGACCACTTCCGTCTCGACGCGTTTTCGTTCGTTCGCGGCCGCGAACTCGGTCCCGAGGGGTTCCGGCGGCGGAAGCCCGACCCGCACTACCTGAACGAGGCGCTCGCCGCGCTGGACGCCTCGGGGGGACTGTACGTCGGCGACCGCGCCACGGACATGATCGCCGCCGAGCGAGCCGGACTCGACGGCGTGTTCCTCAGGCGAGACCACAACGCCGCGATCGACCCCGACGCCGACCCGGCCTTCGAGGTCGAGAGCCTCCGCGCGCTCGTCGACATCGTCGAACCGGACGCGTCGACCGGAGAAACGACGCGGCCGGATGGCGGCCCGACCGACCGGACGCGCGCCGAGTAGGCGACACACCAGTCGCCTCCCCCGGAGCCCCGCGGGCGCCCCCGCTGCCGACGGCGACCTCGACGCTGACCGCGACGTCGACACCGACCGCGACCTCGACGCCGCCGCGGCCGGTTCCGCCGGTGAGGCGCGGTGAGCGGTCTCAGTCGGTCGCTCCCGAGCGTCGCGCGGTCCGGTCGGCCGGGCGGACCGATCCCGCCGGTAGGGTTTTGAGTGTCCGTGCCGAACGGGTTCGCATGAGTACCGAACCGGCCGACACCGGGACCGAGGGAACCGACCCGGCGATCGAGGTGACTCCGGACGCCGCCGAGGAGGCGCTCTCGCTCCTCGAGGGCGAGGGACTCGACACCGACGTCGCCGGCCTGCGACTGTTCGTCCAGCAGGGCGGCTGCGCGGGCCTGTCGTACGGAATGCGGTTCGACACCGAGCCGGAAGCGGACGACCTCGTCGTGGAACACCACGAGCTGCGGGTGTTCGTCGACCCCGCGAGCCGCAACTACATCGGCGGGAGCACGCTCGATTACGAACACGGGCTTCAGGCCGCGGGCTTCGAGGTCGAGAACCCCAACGTCGTCTCCGAGTGCGGCTGCGGCGAGTCCTTCCGGACGTAGTCGTCGCGTCCGCGCAGCACCCCGTCTCTTTCGCGACCGTCTCTCGCGACGCGCGAGTCCCCCGCTTAAGTCGCTCCGTCGAATAGCGGTAGCCATGAGCCTAGAAGCGTCGACGACGCCGAGCGGGGAGCGGGTGTACACCGACCGGTCGCACGCCGAGCGCGGCGCGGACGGTCCCTTCTACGTCGTGTTCGCGGACGAGACGGGAGAGTCCCGCTGGGGGTTCCGCTGTGGCAACTGCGGGTCGTTCGACACCGCGATGGACACGATGGGGCGGATCCAGTGTACCGAGTGCGGAAACCTCCGGAAGCCGGACGAGTGGGACGCCGCCCACGAGTGAGCCGCGTCCGCGATCCCTCGGACTGCGCTCCGATCCGTCGGGACGGTGCGTCCGATTCTCCGGGATCAAAATCGTGAGAA
This window harbors:
- the phnE gene encoding phosphonate ABC transporter, permease protein PhnE; this translates as MAGATRDWSRFDARERLFRIGSVVVAAAVVVGSWEWLDMSLRYVGSAPVQVGDLLGRMYPPDWAYLPNAVGPLAETIQIAVVGTIGAVLMAAPVAYISAENTTPNRATYALGKLIVTVSRSVHTIVWALLFVVMFGPGALAGTVATAVRSIGFLAKLLGEEIEEIDFGQVEGVRATGASPFKLLVYGIVPQIKPALVGVSVYRWDINVRAATILGFVGAGGIGVQLFQAIDSFAWRTVSALLVAILAVVLVSEGISAYARKKVR
- a CDS encoding HAD family hydrolase, which produces MRPTTLDEGDVVLFDMDGVILDGWGTDDAVHARALDDVLDERDVRVTGDLRRSLETHEYDEEFRAACEEIGVDSAEFFRGREERSAKRAVARLAAGTRRLCSDVDALGELAERVPVGLVSNNYHPTVEFVVDHFRLDAFSFVRGRELGPEGFRRRKPDPHYLNEALAALDASGGLYVGDRATDMIAAERAGLDGVFLRRDHNAAIDPDADPAFEVESLRALVDIVEPDASTGETTRPDGGPTDRTRAE
- a CDS encoding iron-sulfur cluster assembly accessory protein; amino-acid sequence: MSTEPADTGTEGTDPAIEVTPDAAEEALSLLEGEGLDTDVAGLRLFVQQGGCAGLSYGMRFDTEPEADDLVVEHHELRVFVDPASRNYIGGSTLDYEHGLQAAGFEVENPNVVSECGCGESFRT
- a CDS encoding DUF5816 domain-containing protein, translated to MSLEASTTPSGERVYTDRSHAERGADGPFYVVFADETGESRWGFRCGNCGSFDTAMDTMGRIQCTECGNLRKPDEWDAAHE